The Vigna radiata var. radiata cultivar VC1973A chromosome 6, Vradiata_ver6, whole genome shotgun sequence DNA segment GCCACCCAGATGTTTTCACAATGAATTCTTTTGTTGGGGCACTTGGAAAGGATGGGCAAATTGATAAGATGGAGAAGTGGTATGATGAATTTCAGCTAATGGGCATAAAACCAGACATAACAACATTCAATTTGATGATAAAGTCCTATGGCAAAGCTAGCATGTATAAGAAGATGAAGACTGTCATGGATTTCATGGGAAGAAGGTTTTTCACTCCAACAGTTGTCACGTATAATACTGTCATCGAGGTGTTTGGCAAAGCTGGAGAAATTGAGAAGATGGATCAATACTTTCTAAAAATGAAGCATCTTGGAGTGAAGCCTAATTCTATTACTTATTGCTCACTTGTCAGTGCATATAGCAAAGTTGAACGTATTGACAAAGTTGAGTCAATCATGAGGCATGTTGATAATTCTGATGTAGTATTGGATACTCCCTTCTTTAATTGCATAATTAGCGCCTATGGGCAGGCTGGTGACCTAAAAAAGATGAGCGAGTTATTCATGGCcatgagagaaagaaaatgtgaaCCTGATGGCATCACTTTCGCTTGCATGATCCAGGCATACAACACCCACGGGATGACTGAGGCTGctcaaaatttggaaaatatgaTGATTTCTGCCAAAGATAACTTGGGtatgtttcaatttttgtgCTACTTGTTCTTTGAtgtcttttctttgttttggtcCCATTGTGCTCAGTAGGAAATGCATGATCTACTAAGCATTCCTTGGTATTTGAGGCTAGGCAACTTTTGTGCTGGATAATGTTTTATGCCTATTAGTGTTAGTCATTATTGAGATCGTTAGCTTGTTAGGTTGGGCTGAGACTGCAAAATAAGGAACATTGCGAAAATATACAGAGGCTCTATAAATCTAAATTGGAGAGGTTTTTTGTGCGGCATATACCACCACCTTTCCCTCTAGTTCAGTTTCTTAGTTTTAGTAGAACTTTTCAGTCAATTTACGATCCCATGATTTGTACGTTTCCTCTCTTCTTCCAATCTTGGGTAGGATCTTTAGTTTGACAATCTTGGATCAAACCTAGAGTAGGAATGAGCTCATCCACCAGAGTAGATGCAGAATGTGAGAAAGAAGTTTTGTGGACTCCAAAGCAGTTAGAGAGTGTTGTTGTGCGAAAGTATTACTTCTGTGTTGGTCTAAAAGTAAAGGGGCGTAGCTGGGTTGAGGTAGGCATTCTGTTTTGTATCAGTGTTATTGAGGAAGACCATTTGTTCTTTTTGCCTTCATATATTACTTTTCTGCAATAGTAAGGCCCAAGTTTTGCTTTTCCcgaatttattcattttaccTCGAATCAACTTTATATCATTGACACGCCTTACCCGATTTTTTACCAACAGGCATTAAGTTGATTGAATGCTAGCGTGGATAATTGTGATTCAATGCTTAAAATTTACACAGCATTTTCCATGCTGATCCTCGTTCAGAAAGATTTGATTCGAGAACTTAAGCAGGTAAGCATAGATTCATCTAAAGCATAGATTCAACACTTCGTATATCTCTTTACTATGCCTAAAATTCACTTTAAGATAGAAGCCTACGTAAACTGAATTCTGTAGTCTGAAATGTATCTCACTCACCcaaacactttcaaattcatcGTAAGTACCATAAAAGCCATGCTATATTGTATTAACAGGCAATAATGTAATTGCAGAAGGTATCTTTTGACCAAAGAGGATGTCCATCATTCAAATGGTATTCAATATCTTGATAAAATTTGTGGAACGCCTGCTTTGTTATGTTCATAGGAAGTTGTTccttattttctgttttatattGAAGTACTTTTGTTTCAGCTTTAAGATTATTACTCTGTTGATTTTCAATCCCATCAGCATAGGTGAATCTGTGAGCAGCGAAAAATTTGAGTCTGCATGTCACCTAATTTTATCATCAGTTTCAATTTTACTAACATGCATCTGGTGACTTCTGTATCTTATTCAGCAAGGCTAAGCTAACCGTTTCCAGTCCTGTGTGTCAAATGCATCTATGCTTCCGCTGTGACTTTTACCAATTGAATTGAGTAACTTGCCCTTATGCATAGCTACAGTCTTTTGCATTATCACCCTTTACTAAATTTGAATATCAGTGCTGTGCCCTGCAGGGAATCTATGTGATATAACATTGGAGTGCACATTCCATATGTTGGGTTTGTTTATCATGAACTGAAGAGTAGCTTCAATGAAATTGGGGGTCCTGCAAACCATCATGCACACAACTCATTCTACCTATTGGGTGTTCATATTTGTCTATACAGCTCACTTGCCAATGAATTGCAGTACAATTTATTAAGTACAATTTATGCGGGTCCTAATGGGTGTCATTTGTCACGCAGTGAGTTTCATCCCTAAAGTTGTAGGACCTATATGGATTTTAACAAATAGTAAATAGatgttaaaaagaaagtgtCAAGAGACTTGGAATATGTTCTGTTAGCACTATTTCCATATGGTTACTAGGCGCCCACAACCAATGAGTGGCACGTCGACTTATTTGCACGGTTTGTTAAAATAGTGAAATACGTCCATTGAAAAGTTAATGTGTTTCTCTGTCGAACTTACATTTCCGTTTAACAATTCGGGTGTAAAAAACGATATAATGCATTGAAGTTATATAACCAATAGAAGTGGTATttagagttatttttttttttaaacattgaaaacattttttcaaataatttcagctaattatttttaactcaaagTAATTTAAGACACTTCCTTTAGTAAGTTAGTATTTTTGAACACATGTTATCATCCATAccacaatttatttaaaatctattatttttaaattattccgAAAATGtcctaaattataaaatgttgaatCATATAATCACATTTACCGTACTAATAAGGTtcaatattcaatttattttgggTGTTGAAAACGACAATGCATTCACCAAAAAGACAACgctttatttttagaaaaaaattgtaactttaATAGTGCCCAGTTGGCAGCCCCATAATCCAAACTAATAATGGACCACCGCGCAGGTACCAAAGCAAAGCAGCAGTCATTCTTATGTCAGATGCTGCCGTATGAAATCTTTATCCAAATTAATATGGTTTCTTTTTCCCAAACAAAAGAATATGATTATTTGCAATGCTGGATGCTTTTGACTGACTAAACAACTGAAAGGAAGAAATTACACGTGCTTCCAGATATAGCATTGCCACCGAATTCCTCATGATATATCTATAAATGGTTACTACCAACACCAACGTTCCTCAAGAATACAACTTCACGTATAAGCAAACAGCTTTGAAAGAAAGAACAGAAGGGAACGGGAAAAGACAAAAATGTCCATATGACTGTCCTCTCACTTCTGACCGCCAGCCTCAGTAGGTTCGACAACCTCAGCTTCTACAGTTTCTGGGATATGGGGCTGCGCTACAGTGGACTGGAACTGATCAGGTGTCGACCATTTACCTGTGAGAGCCATACCCATCATCTCGTATATCTTCCCTCCAAGTTGTGCTGGATTATCAGGCTGCACGCCAACAACCAGTCAAAAGATTAAGGACTTCACGAAGGAAACTCAAACGACATTCTTAATAATAATCAAGCATGAGCTCACCGTAAAACCACTGGAAACCAAAGCTGCATCATACAAAAGATCGATAGCTCTGAGGGCATCTTCATCATTGGGATTCGTTTTGTATGCAgcctgaaaatgaaaataccCATTTGATTGCGTTATcataatttgaatttgtaatcGTGTCGAAGAAATGGAAATTATCCATTTATCTTACATCCAAATTCCTGATAATGGCATGGTCAGGGTTGATCTCAAACACCCTTCTGCTCCTCATGAATTCCAAGCTGGATGCATCACCCATACTCTGTGCCTTCATCAGCCTGCAGCAAGTTTGGTTACATGCTGCACATTGTTACTTAAACGTTCAAAATACACGATCAATCTAAGAAAAGAGGACAACCTTTCCATGTTTGCAGACCAACCAAATTTCCCAGACACCAGAACACAAGGTGAAGAGCTAAGTCGGTTTGAAATTTGTACACTTGCAACTTTTTCTCCCAGTCGTTTCTTGATCCAGTCACATGTTTGGCCAAATTCCTGcttcatttctttttccttttcctcatTCTTATCACCTAAAGAAACAACAAATGGGAATCAAAATtgaacaataaaaaacaaagctATGAATTCACGCTATTGTCAACAGTAAGATTTGCCAGAGAGACTAAGAAATATTTGCTAAACTAAACGCGAGTTTTTGTCTAATCAAATTATTGAGAGGAAGTTTAGAGAAGAAAGAAGTTAAACCTAGATCCAAGTCTTCTTTGCTAATGTCAACAAAATTCTTTTCCTTGTATGATTTAAGGTTTTGAATGGCAACCTCGTCTATTGGATCAACCAAAAAAAGAACCTGAAAAATTACACAACAAAAAACACCAACATACGTATTAACTGATAGAAATAAGTACTTAAAACATACAAAGTTGTAAACTCTAGCAAGAAAACAAAGATTACTTCAAGATCCTTCTCCGCAAGTTTCTCCAAGAAAGGGGTGTTCTTCGCACTAGTCACACTGTCAGAAGCAATATAATAAATATCCTTTTGATCAGGTTTCATGTTCTCAACGTATTCATCCAAGCCAATCAGTTCTTCCTCACTTTGGGATGAGAAAAAGCGAAGCAATGGAGCAATACGTTTGTGATTCTCACGGTCTTCAATGCAACCCAATTTCAAGTGTTTGCCAAAGTTCTCCCAGAATTTTTCATAATCCTGCATACAGAACAAGTCATCTggtaaaatactaaaaaaaagaCCACCCTTTTATCAAGAGTAGTTATATAAAAAGAGAcctaaaataaatgataatatatatatatatatatatatatatatatatatatatatatatatatatatatatatatatatatatataatgttgatACTCCTAACCTAAATTTTTCCTAGCTACCCCAcaacttcaaaaataataaaagaaaactgtGTATACAACGAACAATTTTCAGAATAATAATATACCTCTCTGTTCTCACTCATGGATATTCCCAGAATCATGTCAAAAGCTTTCCGAACTAAACGTTTCCTCATAATCCGCACCTTCAAGCAATACAGAAAAAATTAAGTAAGACATAACTGGTATGATAAAATAGAGATCCAGATGTAAAACATCAAGCTTATTCACATTGGCCTATCTACTTACTATGCGGCTCTCTTGAAGAATTTCACGTGACACATTAAGTGGGAGGTCATTTGAGTCAACAACACCTTTGACAAAGCTCAAGTATCGAGGGAACTGTTCAACAAACACATAAGCCCACGATAATACAATTTTGACAATAGCAACCAGATACTCAAGGTTGTAGCATGTAGATAGCAAAATGCTTATACCAGTTCTCCATCAAAGTCATCTGAAATGAACACTCTCTTCACATAAAGTCTTATATTCTTGGTCTTGGGATTGATTATGTCATCCTTCCCTGAGGGAGCAAAGGCTGGAACGAAAAGTATAGATCTAAATTCTACTTCACCCTGAAATAACAACCATCAcgtgttaataaaaataaccacCACAATTATTATCTGTAACACTATGAACATCCCCAGCAATATGGTGAAAAATTGACattatcaatctagtttttcaGCCAAACTCTGAATTTTCATTAACAAATAAAGGTATCCATTATGCACAACAAGGTGGCACTTGAGACCATAAAATCCTTACCTCTGTGGTAAAGTGTGAGGATGCTAATGGCTCCAAGTATTcattaaaagttttcttgtagAATTCATTGTACTCCTCTTTAGTGACTTCTTTAGGATTGCGGAGctgcaaaaataaagtaattccACTTCACTCAagtaataattttctaaaatatttatgagtGCAACTCATGAAATTGGAAATCATAAAACTCACCCAGATTGGTTGGGTCTCATTTGTCAGCTCCCAATCCCAGTACTTCTCAACAAcagttttagttttcttctttttctgtcaTGACAATGTGTCAAAGTCACTAGTCAATGAGTAAAATTGCAGAAGGAACACATTACACATCAATGAAAACACTGGATACAGCACATACGCAGAACAATCAGAATGTTACCTCAGTCTTCCCATCTTGATCATCCTTTTTAGCCTCCTCTGCATCCTTTTTAGCTTCCTCTGTATCCTCCTCAACTTCCACCTAGAATGAGAACAAAATTCATTTACAACTGAAGtcaatactaaaataaaatccaCTGGATGATGAAGTTTACTTAAGAGAAGTAATATCATCATAGATAGTGCCATCAAACTGAAAAGATCTGGATTAAATTGCCATACTTCTTTGGTGAAACCCTTTTCCTGCCAAGTGTATATTGGGAACGAGACAAATTGTGAATAGTTTTTCACAAGCTTCTCAATACGCTCTGGATGAGCAAAACCTTTGTCATCCCTCTGAAAGGTAGCAATGGGCATAATAAAATCACTTATGTAAGATCggggaaaaagaaaactaaaataattacttaatgttaaaaaaagatGATTATCAACATACCTTGAGATAAAGAGTAAGACGAGTTCCTCTTGGAATCAGCTTTTCCGGATCTGTTTCCTCAGTTATGGTATATGAGCTAGCATTTGCCTCTCCTTCCCAAACGTACTGCTTATCAGATTTTGGACTCTTTGTCGAGACAACCACCTTCAAACAACACAAATTGATATAACtaccaaattaaacaaaaagtaaaagaccATGACGTATTTACTTTTACACAAATTCATACCCGATCAGCAACCAGGAAAGCAGAATAAAATCCCACACCGAACTGACCAATTAAGTTGTTGTCACCACCAGCATCCTTGCTATCCTTTTAAAAGATACACATTTGTCAGAAGGTAATATACATGAATGGAAAAgcaaataaagataataaaatcttaaagcATATATCAAAAGAAGTTAAGACCTTCAGAGCCTTCAAAAACTTTGCAGTTCCACTTTGAGCAATAGTTCCAAGGCAATCAACTAGATCTTGCCTAGTCATACCAATGCCTGTATCACTGCATATAGCATATGTTGCAGCACCAACTGAGATTATAAtagtatattaaatataaaaccaaaGTTATTTCTCTTACGTAATAGATATGATCCCATTATCCTTATCAGTTTGAATTCGGATATCAAAATCAACTGCATCCTTCAACAGTCCAGGCTCTGTTACACTCAGAAATCGCAGCTTATCCAAAGCATCACTTGCATTGCTGTACATAAAAATGTATAGATTAGCAGATTGGGCAACACGCAGTTACATACATTCATAAATATCAAATACATGGattctatattaaaaattttatcccTTCCTAAAAATAGTCTCCTAAAAGGTTGAAGGAGAAGCttgaataatttattcaaaacagATAATTGTAGTATATCTGCATGAAATCACTTGCCACAACCAGGACATACCTTAAATGCAATTGTtagtataatattaattaatatagatAAATGTATTCGCACCATCTAAACACAAATGCTCTAACAACATAATTCTATATAGGATCACCAGCAAAAACGAACAAAGTCTACTTCAGCCAAAAAGGTTTCCAGACAATAAATATGCAAATAGTAGTAGTACCAAAAAGTTCTACGACTATGAAAGAGCATACCTAATAAGTTCCCTAAGAAACACTTCTTTGTTACTGTATAAACTGTTAACAATGAGGTCCATGAGCCGACTAACCTGCCAATGAAGCATATTATCCAAAGCTAAGCTCAAGGCAAACCATACAAATGAATTAGAAACCATACAACATGAAAAACAGCCGTACCTCAGCTTGGTATTCATATCTCTCGGCTGGTGTGGAACTAGAAGCAGAAGATTCTGCAGCAGTTGATTCACATCGTCTACCCAAGAACAAATCTCTTCTCAAGTTTGGATGATTTTCAGATTCAATTGTGCTGGACTTGTCCGTGCCCAGAATAGAAAACCATCTAGCTTGGGTGTCCTTCTCACTCACCTGCTCCTCACAAGCAAAACAAAAGGGACACACAAAAGCCGACAATATTTCAAAATGGTTGCAACACGTGTTTGTTATCTCACGAACATCAGATAAACTAACACTACATAATCCATTAAAGTTTCTATAAATATAGTACGTCAgtccaaaatattataaaaacaaacagAATCACTGACCGAAAAATATCGACCTGGTTACTGAAGCAAATGAGGAATGAATAGCAAGCTAGGgattataacataaaaaaatcaaaccgAAGAGCAATTCATAAAGGGAGAAAGATGAACTAAATGGACACCTTAGCTAAGTGAGAAGAGGAAATGGGAGCAACCACGTCCCTTCGAAGTGCGCCGCCATAGCGCAACAAGGCGGAGACGGATGAAGAACGAGCAGCGGTGGAGAGTCTGTGCATAGTGAATTGATGAGAGAAAGAAGAGCTGAGAGAAGAAGATTGTAGCCACAAGCACGATAGAGGGATTCGTTAAGCAGGGAAATGGTAGGGTTTTAGAAGGGTTTTGAATTGGCTGTGTTCATCAAAATATGGAGTTCGAAGCTTCTGGATACTACTAGTTCCGACCATTTCCTCTAAGTTTTTTCGGGTTTTTGACcggttatttttcttttttaaaatttat contains these protein-coding regions:
- the LOC106764678 gene encoding heat shock protein 90-6, mitochondrial encodes the protein MHRLSTAARSSSVSALLRYGGALRRDVVAPISSSHLAKVSEKDTQARWFSILGTDKSSTIESENHPNLRRDLFLGRRCESTAAESSASSSTPAERYEYQAEVSRLMDLIVNSLYSNKEVFLRELISNASDALDKLRFLSVTEPGLLKDAVDFDIRIQTDKDNGIISITDTGIGMTRQDLVDCLGTIAQSGTAKFLKALKDSKDAGGDNNLIGQFGVGFYSAFLVADRVVVSTKSPKSDKQYVWEGEANASSYTITEETDPEKLIPRGTRLTLYLKRDDKGFAHPERIEKLVKNYSQFVSFPIYTWQEKGFTKEVEVEEDTEEAKKDAEEAKKDDQDGKTEKKKKTKTVVEKYWDWELTNETQPIWLRNPKEVTKEEYNEFYKKTFNEYLEPLASSHFTTEGEVEFRSILFVPAFAPSGKDDIINPKTKNIRLYVKRVFISDDFDGELFPRYLSFVKGVVDSNDLPLNVSREILQESRIVRIMRKRLVRKAFDMILGISMSENREDYEKFWENFGKHLKLGCIEDRENHKRIAPLLRFFSSQSEEELIGLDEYVENMKPDQKDIYYIASDSVTSAKNTPFLEKLAEKDLEVLFLVDPIDEVAIQNLKSYKEKNFVDISKEDLDLGDKNEEKEKEMKQEFGQTCDWIKKRLGEKVASVQISNRLSSSPCVLVSGKFGWSANMERLMKAQSMGDASSLEFMRSRRVFEINPDHAIIRNLDAAYKTNPNDEDALRAIDLLYDAALVSSGFTPDNPAQLGGKIYEMMGMALTGKWSTPDQFQSTVAQPHIPETVEAEVVEPTEAGGQK